CACGGGGCTCATCGATGCCATGATGTGGATCGGGATCCCCAGGCCGATGAACAGTCCCATGGCCCAGACGATGGCGATCATGGCAACCCCCATGTTCGCGATCACCAGGGTGGCGCTGCGGAACATCACGTAGAGCGCAGCCATCATCACCATGCCGGCAAGGGGGGAAAACCACGCCATCTGGCGGAACATCTCGATCCCGAAGGTGTCGCGGGCGACGGGATCGCCGGCGAGAAAATACCGCTCCGGCCCCATTTCGGCTGCGACGATCTCCCTGATCCGGTCCGCGACGACCTTTCCGTTCGCCCCCTTTTCGATGGGGACGTAGATCGCCGAGACCGTCCCGTCGGCGGAAACCAGGCGGCCGATCACGACCGTGTTGCCGGCGATACGCTTCCGCAGGGCGTCCAGTTCCTCCGCCCCCTCGGGAACGCGGCCAAGGAGCGGTTGGGCCCGGAGCGTCTCCCCCTCCACGGTCACGTCGTCCACCGTGGGAAGACTCACCACGTCCCGCGCGACAACGCCCGGAAGTTTCAGAATCTCGTCGGTGATTCGCTCGATCCGCCGGAGGCTTTCGGGATTGAAAAGACCTCCTTCGTTTCGTATCCCGACGACGATCACGTCCGGGTGGAGCCCGAACCACCCCTCGACCTGGTCGTTGTACCGCCGGACCTGCGAAGTTTCGGGAAGCATGTTCTTGGGGTCCGTGTCGATCCTGATCTTCGGGAACTGGAGGCCGAAGGCGACCGTGATCAGGAGCGCCAGGCCCACGACGAACCGCGGGTGGGTCGCCGAAAATTCAACGAGCCTCCGCCTAAATCGTACGAGCCTGTTCAGCACCTTCATCCCCTTAGAACCAGTGACGTAACCACCATTTCTCGAAAAGGACCTTCGCGATGCGCCACGGCCGAGTGGGTCGGCCGAACGTAACCGCCGGCTGCGGCTCCCCGTAGAAGTTACCGCTCCCGTATCCGGCCATCCCGTAACCGGTCTCCAGGAAGCAGTACCCCTTTCCACTGAAGATTTCGCTGCCGGTTCCGCCCTTGACCTCGGAAGCGATGTTGAAGGCGACCGCCGCCGCCTGGAAGTGGGCGAACACTCCCGCCTTTGGAAGCGGAAGGGGCATGTCGGGCCGGTACCTCCCGGGGAGCGAAATGGACGCGACGTCCCCAAGCGCGTAGACGTCATCTAATCCCGTCTTCAGCGTTCTCCTGTCCACGGAGATCCAGCCCGCCTCGTTCGCCAAGGCGGATTTCCGGACGACTTCGGGACTTCGGTGGGGCGGCACGGCGACAAGGAGGTCGAAACCGGCCTTTTGGCCGTTTTCGAAGGCGATCTCCTTTTTCCCCGCGTCCACCGAGGAAAGCTTGTGCTGCGGATGGAAACCGATGCCCCGTTCATCCAGGAACCGCTTCACGGCGGTTCCCACTTCAGTTCCGGCGACAGGCATCGGCAGCGTCTCCGGCGTGAAAACGCGCAGATCGACTTTGTCCCGGATTCCCCTTTGCCTGAAGGCGTACTCCATCAAGAGGGCCGTCTCATAGGGGGCGGCCGGACATTTGAAGGGAAGCGCGGAGATGACGACGGCCACTTTCCCGCCGGCGAAATTTTTCAGGGCATCCCGGAGCGCGACGGCGCCATCCAGCGAATAGGGAGTGTGTGCGGAGCCGGATAACCCAGGAACGGACTGCGGGTCGAGTTCGGCGCCGAGGGCGAGAATCAGGTAATCATAGGCGAAATCACCGGCGCCGGTTTTCACGAGCCGGTTCCCGGGGTCGATCTCCAGCGCCTCGGCGTTTACGTATTCGATCCCCTTTCTCCTCAACAGGCTCAGATCCCGGATGATTTGGGGAGGAGTGCGCCACCCCAGCATGAGCCACGTGAAGGAGGGAGCGAATATATGGCGGGTATCCCGATCCACAAGGACGACCCGGTGTTCCCTCCCCAACATCTTCCGGAGCTTGCTGGAGGCAACGAGTCCCCCGACGCCCCCGCCCAGAACGACGACCGTTTTTCCCGCCATTGCCGCCTTCCCTACACCCGTTTCAACGTTTCGCTCATGCGCAATGCGACGATCGTTCCCGATGCGAAGGTAAGCGCTGCGATCACCGCGATGGCCCATTCGATCCCGAGCAGGTCCGCGACGATCCCCGCCAGCAGCGCGCCGAACGCGTACCCGGCGTCCCGCCAGAGCCGGTAGACCCCCACCGCGGAAGCCCGCCAGGACGGATGCGCCACGTCCCCGATGGCGGCCAGGAGGGTCGGGTAGACCATCGCCGTGCCCACCCCGAGGAAGACGGCCCCGCCGAACCACGGGACGAAGGAGCGGGTCGCGGCGATCGCCCCGATCCCCGCCGCCTGGACCCACATTCCGCACGCGATCATCCACTTTCGTCCGATGCGGTCCGAGAGCGCTCCCGTCCCGAGCTGGCAGATACCCCACACCGCCGGATAGGTTGCGGCGAGGACGGCGATCCTTTCCACGGAAAGATGCGCGGCGGCGAAAAAGAGCGGGAAGAGCCCCCACGCCATGCCGTCGTTCAGGTTGTTCACCATCCCCGCCTGGCTGCAGGAGAAGAGGTCCGGGTTCTTGTAGCTGGTGCGCGCGAAAATGTCCTTGAACGGGAC
The Deltaproteobacteria bacterium genome window above contains:
- a CDS encoding NAD(P)/FAD-dependent oxidoreductase, with protein sequence MAGKTVVVLGGGVGGLVASSKLRKMLGREHRVVLVDRDTRHIFAPSFTWLMLGWRTPPQIIRDLSLLRRKGIEYVNAEALEIDPGNRLVKTGAGDFAYDYLILALGAELDPQSVPGLSGSAHTPYSLDGAVALRDALKNFAGGKVAVVISALPFKCPAAPYETALLMEYAFRQRGIRDKVDLRVFTPETLPMPVAGTEVGTAVKRFLDERGIGFHPQHKLSSVDAGKKEIAFENGQKAGFDLLVAVPPHRSPEVVRKSALANEAGWISVDRRTLKTGLDDVYALGDVASISLPGRYRPDMPLPLPKAGVFAHFQAAAVAFNIASEVKGGTGSEIFSGKGYCFLETGYGMAGYGSGNFYGEPQPAVTFGRPTRPWRIAKVLFEKWWLRHWF
- a CDS encoding MFS transporter, which encodes QGLCWSTTVIMKIDLVGPKRRGLAMGLNEFSGYLAVSLAALATGYIAAAYGLRPAPFYLGVGFVVLGLILSLFFVRETHGHARHEAKNHGSAADVPFKDIFARTSYKNPDLFSCSQAGMVNNLNDGMAWGLFPLFFAAAHLSVERIAVLAATYPAVWGICQLGTGALSDRIGRKWMIACGMWVQAAGIGAIAATRSFVPWFGGAVFLGVGTAMVYPTLLAAIGDVAHPSWRASAVGVYRLWRDAGYAFGALLAGIVADLLGIEWAIAVIAALTFASGTIVALRMSETLKRV